In Hyperolius riggenbachi isolate aHypRig1 chromosome 10, aHypRig1.pri, whole genome shotgun sequence, a genomic segment contains:
- the LOC137534781 gene encoding zinc finger protein 665-like, translating into MMRTIKEENVRGDLQPMENHDTIRTVKEEETCLRSDQQSTEAGKIMGTIKEEKKETYVRHDQQSKEEDDMMNMIKEEEATFLKSDQWSTEQSGMMGTIKEEGEENMNVRGDQQSMEEGDMMRTIKEKTEEAYGESAHQSMEEGDMRTIKEEEDSLTKNVAARSSGFEDPSETLLTFSLDCNPEDIIQESTSRDATTLSLPPVTPHSSNPEESNPGGSYTEGQLGKTLSCPECGKCFATQSAFYTHMTGHVRGKPYSCPECEKCFTFRSVLARHQITHTGEKPYLCPECGKSFVFKSLLARHQRSHTGERPYFCPECGKGFRHKEHLATHQRFHTGEKPYSCPECGKCFGHKSHLSVHQRTHTGEKPFLCPECGRYFGQKSQLAEHQRSHTGEKQYSCPECRKSFRNKSYLVIHRRSHTGERPYACPECGKCYGNKSYLVIHQRTHTNEKPYPCPECGKSFRQKSQLASHQRFHTGEKPYPCSECGKCFVQRSHLARHRKSHMTEQPYSCTECGKCFGYKSDLVVHQRSHTGEKPYSCSECGKWFGHKISLENHKRTHTGEKPYSCPECEKCFGHKSYLSLHQRCHTGEKPYSCSECGKCFALKSQLVRHQRYHTGERPYSCPECGKCFVQKSHLDVHQKSHTGVK; encoded by the exons atgatgaggacaattaaagaggagaaCGTGAGGGGGGATTTGCAACCTATGGAGAATCATGACACGATAAGGACGGTTAAAGAAGAAGAGACATGTTTGagaagtgatcagcagtctacagaGGCAGGTAAAataatggggacaattaaagaggagaaaaaagagacatatgtgaggcatGATCAGCagtccaaggaggaggatgacatgaTGAACatgattaaagaggaagaagcaaCATTTCTGAAGAGTGATCAGTGGTCTACAGAGCAGAGtggcatgatggggacaattaaagaggaaggagAAGAAAATATgaatgtgaggggtgatcagcagtctatggaggagggggacatgatgaggacaattaaagagaaaACAGAGGAGGCATATGGGGAGAGTGCTcaccagtctatggaggagggtgatatgaggacaattaaagaggaagaagactcTCTTACAAAGAATGTTGCAG CACGCAGTTCTGGCTTTGAGGACCCCTCAGAGACTTTGCTCACCTTTTCTCTGGATTGTAATCCTGAAGATATCATCCAAGAATCTACAAGCAGAGATGCCACTACTCTGAGTCTTCCACCGGTAACCCCTCATTCCTCTAACCCTGAAGAGTCTAATCCTGGGGGGTCTTATACTGAAGGCCAATTGGGGAAGACACTTTCCTgtcctgaatgtgggaaatgctttgcaaCTCAATCCGCTTTTTACACACACATGACAGGTCATGTTAGAGGGAAACCGtattcatgtcctgagtgtgagaaatgttttaccTTCAGATCAGTTCTTGCCAGACATCAAATAACTCACACAGGGGAGAAGCCATATTTGTGTCCAGAATGTGGAAAATCATTTGTCTTCAAATCACTTCTTGCTaggcatcagagaagtcacacaggggaGAGGCCATATTTTTGTCCAGAGTGTGGAAAAGGCTTtagacacaaagaacatctggccaCCCACCAGAGatttcacacaggtgagaagccatattcatgtcctgagtgtgggaaatgttttggccacAAATCTCATCTGTCCGTACATCAAAGAActcacaccggtgagaagccGTTTttgtgtcctgagtgtgggagatACTTCGGACAAAAATCACAACTGGCAGAGCATCAGAGATCTCACACAGGGGAAAAGCAATATTCATGCCCCGAGTGTAGGAAATCTTTCAGGAACAAATCATACCTTGTCATACATCGAAGAAGTCACACCGGTGAGAGACCATATGCAtgccctgagtgtgggaaatgttatggaaacaaatcatatCTCGTCATTCATCAAAGAACTCACACTAATGAGAAGCCTTATCCATGCCCTGAGTGCGGGAAAAGCTTTAGACAAAAATCCCAACTTGCCTCACATCAGAggtttcacactggtgagaagccatacccttgttctgagtgtgggaaatgttttgtgcagaGATCACATCTAGCCAGACATCGAAAGTCTCACATGACTGAACAGCCATATTCatgcactgagtgtgggaaatgctttggatACAAATCTGATCTTGTTGTGCatcagagatctcacactggtgaaaagccttactcgtgttctgaatgtgggaaatggtttggacACAAAATTAGTCTAGAAAACCATAAGcggactcacacaggtgagaagccgtattcttgtcccgaatgtgagaaatgttttgggcataaatccTATCTTTCTCTGCATCAGAGatgtcacacaggtgagaagccttactcatgctctgagtgtgggaaatgttttgcactcaAATCGCAACTTGTCAgacatcaaagatatcacacgggGGAGAGGCCCTATTCTTgtcccgagtgtgggaaatgttttgtacagaaatctcaTCTTGACGTCCATCAGAAATCTCATACAGGTGTGAAATAG
- the LOC137536911 gene encoding keratin-associated protein 5-8-like: MASREGKVIEEPKCGEYCTEAAECGEYCTEASECGKYCTEASECGEYCTEASECGEYCTEASECGEYCTEASECEEYCTEASECGEYCTEASECGEYCTEASECGEYCTEASECGEYCTEASECGEYCTEASECGEYCTEASECGEYCTEASDCGEYCTEASECGEYCTEAAECGDYCTEAAECGDYCTEASECGEYCTEASECGEYCTEAAECGEYCTEASECGDYCTEASECGTYCTEASECGDYCTEASECGEYCTEASECGDYCTEASECGEYCTEASECGEYCTEASECGEYCTEASECGDYCTEDSECGN; encoded by the exons ATGGCTTCTAGAGAAGGAAAGG TCATAGAAGAGCCAAAGTGTGGGGAATACTGCACTGAGGCAGCAGAGTGTGGGGAATACTGCACCGAGgcatcagagtgtgggaaatactgCACAGAGGCATCAGAGTGTGGGGAATACTGCACAGAGGCATCAGAGTGTGGGGAATACTGCACAGAGGCATCAGAGTGTGGGGAATACTGCACAGAGGCATCAGAGTGTGAGGAATACTGCACAGAGGCATCAGAGTGTGGGGAATACTGCACAGAGGCATCAGAGTGTGGGGAATACTGCACAGAGGCATCAGAGTGTGGGGAATACTGCACGGAGGCATCAGAGTGTGGGGAATACTGCACGGAGGCATCAGAGTGTGGGGAATACTGCACGGAGGCATCAGAGTGTGGGGAATACTGCACAGAGGCATCAGAGTGTGGGGAATACTGCACAGAGGCATCAGACTGTGGGGAATACTGCACAGAGGCATCAGAGTGTGGGGAATACTGCACGGAGGCAGCAGAGTGTGGGGATTACTGCACGGAGGCAGCAGAGTGTGGGGATTACTGCACGGAGGCATCAGAGTGTGGGGAATACTGCACGGAGGCATCAGAGTGTGGGGAATACTGCACAGAGGCAGCAGAGTGTGGGGAATACTGCACGGAGGCATCAGAGTGTGGGGATTACTGCACGGAGGCATCAGAGTGTGGGACATACTGCACAGAGGCATCAGAGTGTGGGGATTACTGCACGGAGGCATCAGAGTGTGGGGAATACTGCACAGAGGCATCAGAGTGTGGGGATTACTGCACGGAGGCATCAGAGTGTGGGGAATACTGCACGGAGGCATCAGAGTGTGGGGAATACTGCACGGAGGCATCAGAGTGTGGGGAATACTGCACGGAGGCATCAGAGTGTGGGGATTACTGCACGGAGgattcagagtgtgggaattaa